The Flavobacterium sp. N2270 genome contains the following window.
AATTACCGAATAAACATAAATGATAAGTACAATAAAAAGAACAAAACTATATGCCCAATATTTATATAAACTACTGAATAGATTTTCGCTTAAGTTTGGAAATCTTAGTGCAAAATAATAAATTAATTCATCGTTTTTTGTAAAACAATCTTCGCACTTATTGTCAGATTCTCCTTTCGTTGAAATATAATTTCCATAAACCATTTTGTTTGTTCCACAATCGTAAATGGCATATTCAAAGTCAAGGTCGAGTTTTACTTTTGCAAATTCAGTTTTTAAATAATGTTCTAATATTACGTTTTCAAAAACATTTTGGACATTAACAATGTAATAATTTGAGGAAGTTTTTTTAATAAAATCAACATGTGGTAAATCATTATTATTATCAGCATAAATTCTAGAAACAACTTTAAGTAATGAAGAATGAATTTTATCTTCAATTTCTCTTTTTTCAAATAAATAAGCTTGATTTAATAAAAACAATTGCATTACCATTGTACCTATAATGGCAAGAAAACCTATAATAATTACTATATTTAGTTTGTTTAATTTCATTTTTATTTACCGTTAACATGTCATTAACAACAATTAATGAATGCTTAACAACAAAACTACTATTTACTTATTAGATTTGCTTATCAAAATTATAAAAAAACAAAAAATTATATCATGAAAACATTAAAAGTAACAATTGCAGCCTTATTTATATCGGCTTTGTCTTTTGCTCAAGCTCCAACAACACAAGAAGCAAAAGCTCTTGTAACAAATCAATCAGCACCTGCAACTATTTCTTCTATGAAATGGGTTAGTGAAACACACGATTTTGGAGATATTGAAAAAGGTAAACCAGTAACTTATGAATTTACTTTTACTAATACATCAAAAGAAACGGTTTTGCTAACTAATGTAAAACCATCTTGTGGTTGTACTGCTGCAAATTATACAAAAACTCCAA
Protein-coding sequences here:
- a CDS encoding DUF1573 domain-containing protein, whose product is MKTLKVTIAALFISALSFAQAPTTQEAKALVTNQSAPATISSMKWVSETHDFGDIEKGKPVTYEFTFTNTSKETVLLTNVKPSCGCTAANYTKTPIKPGEKGTVEATYNAAAPGNFHKTITVTTNEEGAAPKVLIIKGSVK